The Pristiophorus japonicus isolate sPriJap1 chromosome 3, sPriJap1.hap1, whole genome shotgun sequence genome has a segment encoding these proteins:
- the LOC139254993 gene encoding RING finger protein nhl-1-like, whose amino-acid sequence MDRHLVEQLLTCSVCLDRYIRPRLLPCQHTFCQEPCLSGLVDQVGWQVKCPECRMVHRIPSEGVAGFPSNRTILGFLEIPMGQVSVQTDGGSLNCGWCGLEKELALCHHCQEPLCHPCQRLHMERLRLDLRSLVSQLRRSLPKLADALGTLEQKCGSLKENGEAVRAEISRSVERYVAELKGREQALIVEAESLVQGAHRALQRKQEDLEVGMATISSHCDCVDSSLADNGSLPSTELWQLLKQSEELIDQVRQLEKPEQERPKVLSFVPSATLYSNVVNFGSVSWATKDSTPSQLISSSLYRGQGVQRSYPSITSTPNAIGMYTPPSISNSSTLLPRTATNTLTSRTQAGQRPNTLGSTDSQTLVIELLDIGNYLLGFRLTGHSLLLHYQEKGCMKCKIGSKGSDLGHFTWPRGVAVTPEGHLVVADSSNHRVQIFDRGGRFLRSFGSYGSSEGEFDCLAGVAVSHQGWIITADRYNHRLQVFDSVGRFIRAFGREGACNGNLSYPWGVAIDGMGFIYVCDKDNHRLQLFTLDGHFVCKFGQRGTGDGQLDQPHYVAIGPRNQVVVSDSGNHRVQIFDKSGRFVTKFGCEGTALGQFKYPRGVALDHEGNILVGDSGNNRLQLFRPDGTFLQAFGSWGSGDGQVKGLEGVAFCAGDIIVSDRENHRIQRF is encoded by the exons ATGGACCGCCACCTGGTTGAGCAGCTGCTGACCTGCTCAGTTTGCCTGGACCGTTACATCAGGCCTAGGCTCCTGCCTTGCCAGCATACCTTCTGCCAAGAGCCCTGCTTAAGCGGCCTGGTGGACCAAGTCGGCTGGCAGGTGAAATGTCCCGAGTGTCGGATGGTCCACAGGATCCCCAGTGAAGGCGTCGCCGGGTTTCCGAGCAACAGGACCATTCTCGGCTTTTTGGAGATCCCCATGGGGCAAGTTTCCGTCCAGACCGACGGCGGGAGCCTTAACTGTGGCTGGTGCGGCCTGGAGAAGGAGCTGGCCCTGTGCCACCACTGCCAGGAGCCACTCTGCCATCCCTGCCAGCGCTTACACATGGAGCGGCTGCGGCTCGATCTCAGGAGCTTGGTGTCCCAGTTGAGAAGGTCCCTCCCCAAGCTCGCCGATGCCCTCGGTACACTGGAGCAGAAATGCGGGTCGCTGAAGGAGAATGGCGAGGCAGTGCGAGCTGAGATCAGCCGCAGTGTGGAGCGGTATGTGGCCGAGTTGAAGGGCCGGGAGCAGGCGCTGATTGTGGAGGCGGAGAGCCTGGTACAGGGTGCGCACAGGGCTCTCCAGAGGAAGCAGGAGGACCTGGAGGTTGGGATGGCCACTATTTCCAGCCACTGCGACTGTGTGGATAGCAGTTTGGCCGACAACGGCAGCCTCCCGAGCACCGAGCTCTGGCAGCTGCTCAAGCAGTCCGAAGAGCTGATCGACCAGGTGAGACAGCTGGAGAAGCCCGAACAGGAGCGGCCGAAAGTGCTCAGCTTTGTGCCCAGCGCTACTCTTTATTCTAATGTTGTGAACTTCGGATCTGTATCCTGGGCCACGAAAGACTCAACACCATCACAGCTCATTTCTTCTAGTTTATACAGAGGTCAAGGAGTTCAGAGGTCATATCCAAGCATCACTTCAACGCCAAACGCCATTGGAATGTATACCCCACCGTCTATAAGTAACTCGTCCACCCTCCTTCCCAGGACAGCCACTAACACTTTAACCTCAAGGACACAGGCAGGGCAAAGGCCCAATACGCTAGGCTCCACGGACTCCCAGACTCTGGTGATTGAGCTGCTGGACATTGGCAATTACCTGCTGGGCTTCCGACTGACTGGCCACAGTCTCCTGTTGCACTATCAAGAGAAagggtgcatgaaatgcaaaattgGATCAAAAGGAAGTGACCTGGGACATTTCACCTGGCCAAGGGGGGTGGCTGTAACCCCGGAAGGTCACCTGGTGGTGGCAGACAGCAGTAATCACAGAGTTCAG ATATTTGACAGAGGAGGCCGCTTCCTACGCAGCTTCGGGTCCTACGGTAGCAGTGAGGGGGAGTTCGATTGCCTGGCTGGGGTCGCCGTCAGTCACCAGGGCTGGATCATCACCGCTGACCGTTACAATCACCGGCTGCAGGTCTTCGACAGCGTGGGCCGTTTCATTCGGGCCTTTGGCCGAGAAGGTGCCTGCAACGGGAACCTGAGTTATCCGTGGGGCGTGGCCATCGACGGAATGGGCTTCATCTACGTTTGCGACAAGGACAACCACCGGCTGCAGCTCTTCACCCTGGACGGCCACTTTGTGTGTAAGTTCGGCCAGCGAGGCACGGGCGATGGGCAGCTGGACCAACCCCACTATGTGGCCATCGGCCCGCGGAACCAGGTGGTGGTCAGTGACAGCGGCAACCACCGCGTGCAGATCTTCGACAAGTCCGGCAGGTTTGTCACTAAGTTTGGGTGCGAGGGCACGGCCCTGGGCCAGTTCAAGTACCCGCGCGGCGTGGCgctggaccacgaggggaacatccTGGTGGGAGACAGCGGGAACAACCGGCTCCAGCTTTTCCGGCCGGACGGAACATTCCTGCAGGCATTTGGCAGCTGGGGGTCGGGGGATGGACAGGTCAAAGGTCTGGAGGGCGTGGCCTTCTGTGCAGGAGATATCATTGTCAGTGACCGTGAGAATCATCGGATCCAGAGGTTTTAG